From Nymphalis io chromosome 10, ilAglIoxx1.1, whole genome shotgun sequence, a single genomic window includes:
- the LOC126771453 gene encoding DNA-dependent metalloprotease dvc-1, whose product MNLADPDLELVDPTPNIHSLFLHFDQIFFWAKLESRAVVRWSKRMYSCAGICSYDRGGICDIALSEPLLKLRPRKDLVETLLHEMIHAYLFITNRDKDRDGHGPNFQGHMYRINKAAGLNITIYHDFHDEVKLYQTHWWRCNGPCQFIKPHFGIVRRSMNRAPGPSDWWWNRHKKNCGGTFVKFKEPEKRQKKNPPKPTADISKFVKKTNKDSDISGNKVSKPVLKDSNNLPNKSNISAKITKSNTSRSVVATKKNNVVFNPQVPKPPVVFSGKGQTINETSITSSADVVGMVRNVWANKDLSMISSNTKTSIKAPKVGTNSTNLNKHKAEDISSPPAKIKKIDDYFKSNAVSVLKDLYGKDFVITEVNSNKRLSVVSVDSDLVDCPVCSSKISSTEINRHLDECLNKQIIETICIENGDIIPAINIKSDPDRVNNNNPNNVSYAKDTNEKKNKSVAKDNLQYPTNETKCINLNDLPNSKVLNINGQLKDRKSGIFETSLVSSDYTVPKIKREPGCDKDIEFISEQKCPCCGSTMTKAIDEHLDECLAFFDNNTTIPTEGASTSFTNETIVLDDDDDICDETLTLNATGTKSPCPCCLKMIELADMNYHLDICLS is encoded by the exons ATGAACTTAGCAGATCCGGATTTGGAATTAGTAGATCCGACGCCGAATATTCACTCGCTGTTTTTACATTtcgatcaaatatttttttgggcTAAACTAGAGAGCAGAGCAGTAGTCCGCTGGAGTAAACGCATGTACTCCTGCGCAGGAATATGTTC CTACGATAGGGGAGGTATCTGTGATATAGCTTTAAGCGAACCATTACTTAAACTGAGACCCCGCAAGGACCTAGTTGAGACACTTCTGCATGAGATGATTCATGCCTATCTCTTCATCACAAATAGAGATAAAGACCGAGATGGACATGGGCCAAATTTTCAAGGACACATGTACAGAATAAATAAAGCAGCTGGTCTGAATATCACTATTTATCATGATTTCCATGAcgag gTGAAACTTTATCAAACTCATTGGTGGAGATGTAATGGACCATGTCAATTCATAAAACCACATTTCGGCATTGTACGGCGTTCAATGAACAGAGCACCGGGCCCTTCAGACTGGTGGTGGAATcgtcataaaaaaaactgtggaggcacttttgttaaatttaaggaACCCGAAAAACGCCAAAAGAAAAATCCTCCTAAACCAACGGCTGATATAAGTAAATTtgttaagaaaacaaataagGATAGTGATATTAGTGGAAATAAGGTTTCTAAACCTGTTTTAAAGGATTCTAATAATCTACcgaataaatcaaatattagtgCTAAAATTACTAAAAGTAATACATCTAGGAGTGTCGTTGCCACAAAGAAGAATAATGTAGTGTTTAATCCCCAAGTTCCCAAGCCTCCAGTTGTGTTCAGTGGTAAAGGGCAGACAATTAATGAAACAAGTATAACAAGTTCAGCCGATGTTGTTGGAATGGTTCGAAATGTTTGGGCAAATAAAGATTTGTCAATGATATCTTCTAATACGAAAACTTCTATAAAAGCACCAAAAGTTGGTACAAACTCAACAAATTTGAATAAACATAAGGCTGAAGACATTTCTTCACCTCCAgccaaaataaagaaaatagatGATTATTTCAAAAGTAATGCCGTATCGGTTCTCAAGGACTTGTACGGAAAAGATTTTGTTATTACAGAAGTGAATAGCAATAAAAGATTATCAGTTGTATCCGTTGATTCAGATTTAGTTGATTGTCCAGTTTGTAGTAGCAAAATAAGTAGTACAGAAATAAATAGGCATTTAGATGAATgcctaaataaacaaattatagaaACTATTTGCATAGAAAATGGGGATATAATACCTGCGATAAATATTAAGTCAGATCCTGATAgagttaataataacaatcctAACAATGTTTCTTATGCAAAAGATacaaatgagaaaaaaaacaaatcagtTGCGAAAGATAATTTACAATATCCTACTAAtgaaacaaaatgtattaactTGAATGACTTACCAAATAGCAAAGTCTTAAATATTAATGGTCAGCTAAAGGATAGAAAATCTGGTATATTCGAAACATCACTAGTATCTTCAGATTACACGGtacctaaaataaaaagagaGCCCGGCTGCGATAAAGACATAGAATTTATAAGTGAACAAAAATGTCCATGTTGTGGTAGTACAATGACTAAAGCTATCGATGAACATTTGGACGAATGTTTGGCATTTTTCGACAACAACACCACGATACCGACAGAAGGCGCTTCAACCAGTTTTACAAATGAGACAATAGTGTTAGACGACGATGACGATATATGTGATGAGACTTTAACACTTAATGCGACTGGAACTAAATCACCTTGCCCGTGCTGTCTCAAAATGATTGAGCTAGCTGATATGAACTACCACTTGGATATCTGCTTGAGTTAA
- the LOC126771493 gene encoding uncharacterized protein LOC126771493 produces MSKEEIVKCHYVPLSSLKRAVNLLETPSKPHDKRCKRNLLQLQLDKSLYETDLRSKKWRNAYQMALRRAIYSHDWDQLVYLLKKSPIWEHASNRNDELPIYVRALTILLMNHPSSKSQSLLNDYLHMVHSCRSDQDKKAVIKSLLTLPDKIYGR; encoded by the exons ATGAGCAAAGAAGAAATCGTTAAATGTCATTATGTTCCCTTAAGTAGTCTG AAACGAGCGGTAAACTTACTAGAGACTCCGAGTAAACCACACGACAAACGCTGTAAGAGAAATCTTCTTCAGTTGCAATTGGACAAAAGTTTGTATGAGACTGATTTAAGGAGTAAGAAATGGAGGAATGCCTACCAGATGGCCCTGAGGCGCGCTATCTATTCTCATGATTGGGATCAACTCGtctatctattaaaaaaatcaccaaTATGGGAGCATGCTTCTAATAGAAATGATGAACTGCCCATTTATGTTAGA GCTTTAACAATACTTCTAATGAATCATCCAAGTTCGAAGTCACAATCATTATTAAATGACTACCTACACATGGTCCATTCCTGCCGATCTGATCAAGATAAAAAAGCTGTTATTAAATCCCTGCTGACTTTACCGGACAAGATCTATGGACGATag